The segment TTGTCTTTGTTTGAATCGCGGATTTTTCTTGTTGATGACGTAAACTTTTCCTTTACGGCGAACAATCTTGCAATCCGCACTGCGTTTTTTTACAGATGCTCTTACTTTCATGGGAGTGAAATTTTAGAGAGAAGACTCTCGATTTTGCGATTGAGAACAAAAGAAGGACTTGGCTTGGCTTTACGTTTGAGAACTTCACAAACCTGAAGGCTTGCCGCCACAGACCTTAGACAAAACCACCCACAGGGAAAGTTGGGAGCAGCGCGTCTTTAAACGCCAAATCGCAACTCTTTCGCTACTTGTAGCGATAGACGATGCGTCCGCGTGTCAGGTCGTAGGGCGACATCTCCAAT is part of the Hugenholtzia roseola DSM 9546 genome and harbors:
- the ykgO gene encoding type B 50S ribosomal protein L36; amino-acid sequence: MKVRASVKKRSADCKIVRRKGKVYVINKKNPRFKQRQG